DNA from Candidatus Caldatribacterium sp.:
TAGTCCGCTCCACTTTGCAGAAGGAGGAAATCGCTGATGCATATTCCGGAGGACCTCCTGTACACCCCTGAGCACTTCTGGGTCCGCAGGGAAAACGGTACGGCCCTCTGCGGCATTACCGATTACGCCCAGGGGGAACTCGGGGATGTGGTGTTCGTGGAGCTCCCCAAAGTCGGTGCCCAGGTTGCAAAAGGCGAGCGCATCGGGGACGTGGAGTCCATAAAAACGGTCTCCAACCTCTACGCCCCCCTCTCGGGGGAAATCGTCGAGGTGAACAGGGAACTCGAGGCAAAACCGGAGCTCTTGAACCAGGACCCCTACGGGAAGGGATGGATCTGCCGCATCAGGTACACGAAGGAAGAAGAGTGGTCCACACTC
Protein-coding regions in this window:
- the gcvH gene encoding glycine cleavage system protein GcvH, which encodes MHIPEDLLYTPEHFWVRRENGTALCGITDYAQGELGDVVFVELPKVGAQVAKGERIGDVESIKTVSNLYAPLSGEIVEVNRELEAKPELLNQDPYGKGWICRIRYTKEEEWSTLLSASAYRERIK